From the Penicillium oxalicum strain HP7-1 chromosome V, whole genome shotgun sequence genome, one window contains:
- a CDS encoding Galactose-1-phosphate uridylyltransferase, producing MANVLDDISHRRYNPLRGSHILVSPHRTKRPWQGQQESPSKTTLPHHDPECYLCPGNKRAQGDVNPKYDSTFVFVNDYSAVKEEQAAYDDANSDELESRFLKAEPVTGKCYVLTFSAAHNLTLADLSATEIVPVINAWTEIYTAHLSPKSPLVGNAPPTHVQPSGPNTSITKPKEQYRYMQIFENKGAAMGCSNPHPHGQVWTTSTLPEEPAAELEQLRRYRREHNGSHMLEDYAALESRKQERVVFENEGFVVVCPWWATWPFETMIVSRTHKRALVDLSDADKVLLAEAIAEITRRYDNLFETHFPYSMGIHQAPLEGTDDEVEASYLHLHFYPPLLRSATVRKFLVGYELMAEPQRDITPEQAAARLRGCGGELYRKKLE from the exons ATGGCCAACGTTCTGGACGACATTTCTCACCGTCGCTACAACCCTCTGCGGGGATCTCACATTCTGGTGTCCCCGCACCGAACTAAGCGCCCCTGGCA AGGCCAGCAGGAAAGCCCATCCAAGACCACTCTTCCTCACCACGACCCCGAATGTTACCTTTGCCCTGGGAACAAGCGGGCTCAGGGCGACGTGAACCCCAAGTATGACAGCACCTTCGTGTTCGTCAATGACTACAGCGCGGTGAAGGAAGAGCAAGCCGCGTACGATGACGCGAACAGCGACG AACTCGAATCGCGCTTCCTCAAGGCCGAGCCCGTGACTGGAAAATGTTACgtcttgaccttctctgcGGCACACAACCTCACCCTTGCCGATCTGTCAGCAACTGAGATTGTCCCGGTGATCAACGCCTGGACCGAGATTTACACGGCCCACCTGTCTCCCAAGTCTCCGCTGGTTGGGAATGCGCCCCCAACCCATGTGCAGCCCTCTGGCCCCAACACCAGCATTACTAAACCCAAGGAGCAATACCGATACATGCAGATCTTTGAGAACAAGGGCGCCGCGATGGGCTGCTCAAACCCCCACCCTCACGGCCAGGTCTGGACCACCAGCACCCTCCCTGAAGAGCCGGCTGCTGAGCTCGAGCAGCTCCGCCGTTACCGCCGGGAGCACAACGGTAGCCACATGCTGGAAGACTACGCCGCGCTGGAGAGTCGCAAACAAGAACGGGTCGTCTTTGAGAACGAGGGCTTCGTTGTCGTCTGCCCTTGGTGGGCCACTTGGCCCTTCGAGACCATGATTGTCAGCCGTACGCACAAGCGCGCGCTGGTCGATCTCTCCGATGCTGACAAGGTCCTCTTGGCTGAAGCTATCGCCGAGATTACCCGCCGGTACGACAACCTCTTTGAAACTCACTTCCCTTACTCGATGGGGATTCACCAAGCTCCTCTCGAGGGCACGGATGACGAGGTGGAGGCCTCGTACCTGCATCTCCACTTCTACCCGCCTCTGCTGCGCAGCGCGACCGTCCGCAAGTTCCTGGTCGGTTACGAACTGATGGCCGAGCCCCAGAGAGATATTACACCTGAGCAGGCAGCGGCCCGACTTCGCGGCTGCGGAGGCGAGCTTTATCGCAAAAAGTTGGAGTAA
- a CDS encoding Low-affinity glucose transporter HXT1 gives MGIMNMMGRSKAGEESQFSSQTATPARADSTVEKNNGLIDDSPVKYLTWRSFILGLCVSMGGFIFGYSTGQISGFTTMIDFKTRFAEYHAATDEYVFSNVRNGLIVGLLSIGTMIGALVAAPIADRIGRKFSISFWALINMVGIVVQIATTDKWYQIALGRWVMGLGVGALSSVVPMYQSESAPRQVRGAMVSAFQLFVAFGIFISYIINFGTERINSTASWRITMGIGFAWPLILGIGTLFLPESPRYAYRHGRVEEARQVMAKLYGVPPNHRVVAQEMTDMKNKLEEELAAGKAAWHEVFTGPRMLYRTILGVGLQSLQQLTGANFIFYYGTSIFQGVGLSNSYVTQIILGAVNFGMTLPGLYIVEHYGRRKCLMAGAAWMFVCFLIWASVGHSVLHVDPTSHPAGVAMIVFTCFFIVGFATTWGPIVWAICGEMYPFRYRATCMGIATAANWTWNFLISFFTPFISSAIDFRYGYVFAACCFAAIWVVFFFVCETKGRTLEEVDSMYVLHVKPWKSATWEAPDGIVDEMHAPPSERQAKEGAEEHQHHDEPTEIREQ, from the exons ATGGGTATCATGAACATGATGGGCCGGTCCAAGGCCGGCGAGGAGTCCCAATTCTCCTCCCAAACGGCTACTCCTGCCCGAGCTGATTCGACGGTGGAGAAGAACAACGGCCTCATCGATGATAGTCCGGTCAAGTACTTGACCTGGCGTTCATTCATCCTCGGTCTGTGTGTCTCCATGGGTGGTTTCATTTTCGGTTACTCTACTG GTCAAATCTCGGGTTTCACCACCATGATTGACTTCAAGACGCGTTTCGCCGAATACCACGCTGCCACCGATGAATATGTCTTCAGCAATGTCCGTAACGGTCTCATTGTCGGTCTG CTCTCCATCGGTACTATGATCGGCGCCTTGGTGGCCGCCCCCATCGCTGACCGCATCGGCCGTaaattctccatctccttctgGGCTCTCATCAACATGGTCGGAATCGTTGTGCAGATCGCTACCACCGACAAGTGGTACCAGATTGCTCTGGGTCGTTGGGTCATGGGTCTGGGTGTTGGTGCCTTGTCCAGCGTGGTCCCCATGTACCAGTCCGAGTCTGCTCCTCGCCAGGTCCGTGGTGCCATGGTCAGTGCTTTCCAGCTGTTCGTCGCCTTCGGTATCTTCATTTCCTACATCATCAACTTCGGTACCGAGCGCATCAATTCCACTGCATCTTGGCGTATCACCATGGGTATCGGCTTTGCCTGGCCCCTGATCTTGGGTATCGGTACCCTGTTCCTGCCCGAGTCGCCCCGCTATGCCTACCGTCACGGACGTGTTGAGGAGGCCCGCCAGGTCATGGCTAAGCTCTACGGTGTCCCTCCCAACCACCGCGTCGTGGCCCAGGAGATGACCGACATGAAGAACAAGCTTGAGGAGGAGCTCGCTGCCGGCAAGGCTGCTTGGCACGAGGTCTTCACTGGCCCTCGCATGCTCTACCGTACCATTCTCGGTGTTGGTCTCCAGTCTCTGCAGCAGCTGACCGGTGCCAACTTCATCTTCTACTACGGTacctccatcttccaaggTGTGGGTCTGAGCAACTCGTACGTCACTCAGATCATTCTGGGTGCCGTCAACTTTGGTATGACCCTGCCCGGTTTGTACATCGTCGAGCACTACGGACGCCGCAAGTGTCTGATGGCTGGAGCTGCTTGGATGTTCGTCTGCTTCCTGATCTGGGCTTCTGTCGGTCACTCGGTTCTTCACGTCGACCCTACTTCGCACCCCGCCGGTGTCGCCATGATCGTCTTCACCtgtttcttcatcgtcggcTTCGCCACCACCTGGGGTCCCATCGTCTGGGCTATCTGCGGTGAAATGTATCCCTTCCGTTACCGTGCTACCTGCATGGGTATCGCCACTGCCGCCAACTGGACCTGGAActtcctcatctccttcttcaccccATTCATCTCCAGTGCCATCGATTTCCGCTACGGTTACGTCTTTGCTGCTTGCTGTTTTGCCGCTATCTGggttgtcttcttctttgtctgCGAGACCAAGGGCCGCACTCTCGAGGAGGTTGACTCCATGTACGTCCTGCACGTCAAGCCCTGGAAGTCTGCTACCTGGGAGGCTCCCGATGGCATCGTCGACGAGATGCACGCTCCCCCATCCGAGCGTCAGGCCAAGGAGGGTGCCGAggagcaccagcaccacgaTGAGCCCACCGAGATTCGGGAACAGTAG
- a CDS encoding D-amino-acid oxidase — protein sequence MSSNRIVVIGAGVTGLTTALLLSKNSANDVTVVAKHMPGDSDIEYASPWAGASYLPLGAKGSENAKYEKATWPALRDLAQHSPESGVHFQETTVQNRRKDQDTATGKWAAELTSPSPWFKDIMPDFRNLPSDQLPPGIDNAQRFTSVCINPAIYLPWLVTQCMKNGCVFKRASLTHIADAADAHHSGSKADVVVNCTGLGSRTLGGVADDQVHPIRGQIIMVRNDPGSMTSISGSDDGPEEVAYIFPRAAGGGTIIGGTYQKNNWDPLPDPNFANRIMQRALKLDPRLVKPGQGVEGLDIIRHGVGLRPGRTDGVRIEKDQVNGVKIVHNYGHGGFGYQTSWSCAEKAAGLVHDTLLQRDRAKL from the exons ATGTCATCGAATAGAATTGTGGTCATCGG CGCGGGGGTTACGGGCCTCACCACGGCCCTGTTGCTTTCTAAGAACTCGGCCAATGATGTGACAGTCGTTGCCAAACACATGCCAGGGGACTCGGACATCGAATATGCGTCCCCGTGGGCTGGTGCCAGTTATCTACC CCTGGGTGCAAAGGGGAGCGAAAATGCCAAGTACGAGAAGGCCACCTGGCCTGCGCTGCGCGATTTAGCTCAGCATAGTCCCGAATCGGGTGTCCATTTTCAAG AGACCACGGTCCAAAACCGTCGCAAAGATCAGGACACTGCCACGGGAAAGTGGGCGGCTGAGCTCACATCGCCTAGTCCTTGGTTCAAAGATATCATGCCGGAT TTCCGCAACCTGCCTTCCGACCAACTCCCCCCGGGCATCGATAACGCTCAAAGGTTCACGTCTGTCTGTATCAACCCGGCAATTTACCTGCCATGGCTGGTTACCCAGTGCATGAAAAACGGCTGCGTCTTCAAACGGGCTAGTTTGACCCATATCGCCGACGCGGCCGACGCGCACCACTCGGGCAGTAAGGCCGATGTCGTGGTCAATTGTACCGGCCTGGGCTCTCGAACGCTCGGCGGTGTTGCTGACGACCAGGTCCATCCGATCCGCGGTCAAATTATCATGGTCCGCAACGATCCCGGGTCAATGACCTCGATCTCCGGGTCAGATGATGGTCCAGAGGAGGTGGCCTATATTTTCCCAAGAGCAGCAG GTGGCGGGACGATCATTGGCGGAACATACCAGAAGAATAACTGGGATCCTCTCCCTGACCCCAATTTCGCGAACAGAATCATGCAGCGAGCCCTCAAACTCGACCCGCGGTTGGTCAAACCAGGACAGGGCGTGGAAGGCCTTGATATCATCAGACACGGAGTTGGACTGCGCCCGGGTCGAACTGATGGAGTGCGGATTGAAAAGGATCAAGTGAACGGGGTGAAGATCGTGCACAACTACGGCCATGGCGGGTTCGGATACCAAACCTCATGGAGCTGCGCTGAAAAGGCAGCTGGACTGGTTCACGACACTCTCCTGCAAAGGGATCGAGCTAAGCTTTGA
- a CDS encoding Major facilitator superfamily multidrug transporter mdrA has translation MADSIPAEAESPRPSKIPYWSFIFDQKVVTEEVASFPYAGSGTDEDPFVVTWLPRDPRNPMNFSSFKKWAITFLVSFVTLAVALVSSAYSGGIRQIVIEFEVEEEIAILGVSLFVLGFAIGPLIWAPMSEIFGRRHVFTFTYACLTALNAGAAGATNITTLIILRFLAGCFGSSPFGNAGGTIADLFTASQRGMAISFFAAAPFLGPTLGPVIGGFLATAAGWRWVEGLLAAFSGLLWLCIIFLLPETYAPVLLRRRAAKLCELTGKTYRSKIDIERGPTPLGRTLKTALSRPWILLFREPIVFLFSVYMSIIYGTLYMLFAAYPIVFQQGRGWSEGIGGLAFLGILVGMVAAVIYNFPENVRYAKKCSETTDRLPPELRLPPSMVGGVALPIGLFWFAWTNYPSIHWIVPIAAGAPFGFGMVLVFLSVMNYLIDSYTIYAASVLAANSALRSLFGMAFPLFTTYMYHNLGVHWASSIPAFLSLACVPFPFIFWKYGAQVRQRCTYAAEADAFMRRLAEKNQAEIRREDVTTKNDDETPEKERLSCDVSDDTSDTESLSTVPSRISLGRLASRASRLSGRSMHRTPTATQYEENPYDLDIVNTRQSAMSGHRQHV, from the coding sequence ATGGCAGACTCAATTCCAGCCGAGGCTGAGTCCCCTCGGCCATCGAAGATTCCCTATTGGAGTTTCATCTTCGACCAGAAGGTGGTCACAGAAGAGGTTGCTTCGTTCCCGTATGCAGGCTCTGGCACTGACGAGGATCCATTCGTGGTGACTTGGCTGCCGCGTGATCCCCGCAATCCGATGAACTTTAGTTCATTCAAGAAATGGGCTATCACTTTCCTGGTCTCCTTCGTTACACTGGCCGTGGCGCTAGTCTCTTCGGCATACTCGGGAGGAATTCGACAGATTGTAATCGAGTtcgaggtggaggaagagatcgcCATCCTCGGTGTATCTCTCTTTGTGCTCGGATTTGCCATTGGCCCCTTGATCTGGGCGCCTATGAGTGAGATCTTTGGTCGTCGTCATGTCTTCACGTTCACGTATGCTTGTTTAACCGCACTTAATGCAGGTGCTGCTGGCGCGACTAACATTACCACGTTGATCATTTTGCGCTTCCTGGCGGGCTGTTTCGGTTCATCACCGTTTGGCAATGCAGGTGGTACTATTGCCGATCTGTTCACCGCGTCGCAGCGTGGGATGGCTATTAGCTTCTTCGCCGCGGCGCCGTTCTTGGGTCCTACACTTGGCCCTGTCATCGGCGGATTCTTGGCGACGGCGGCCGGTTGGCGATGGGTCGAAGGTTTGCTCGCGGCATTCTCAGGCCTTCTTTGGCTGTGCATCattttcctccttccagaGACATACGCCCCGGTTCTCTTGCGCCGACGCGCAGCCAAATTGTGTGAATTGACAGGCAAGACTTATCGAAGCAAAATTGATATCGAGCGCGGACCGACTCCCTTGGGCAGAACCCTCAAAACCGCGCTCTCGCGGCCTTGGATTCTATTGTTTCGCGAGCCTattgtcttcctcttttcGGTTTATATGTCTATCATCTATGGGACGCTTTACATGCTCTTTGCCGCCTACCCGATTGTTTTCCAGCAAGGTCGGGGGTGGAGTGAGGGTATCGGTGGTCTTGCCTTCCTCGGTATCCTTGTGGGGATGGTTGCGGCCGTGATTTACAATTTCCCCGAGAATGTGCGATATGCAAAGAAATGCAGTGAGACGACCGATCGTCTCCCACCCGAGTTGAGACTGCCTCCGAGTATGGTCGGCGGCGTGGCTCTTCCGATCGGGCTCTTTTGGTTTGCCTGGACGAATTATCCCAGCATTCACTGGATCGTGCCTATCGCCGCTGGCGCTCCGTTTGGCTTTGGCATGGTGCTGGTCTTTCTCAGTGTCATGAACTACCTGATCGACTCATACACGATCTATGCGGCTTCTGTTCTGGCAGCAAATTCGGCACTACGGTCATTGTTTGGTATGGCTTTTCCACTTTTCACGACCTACATGTATCATAATCTGGGTGTTCACTGGGCTTCTTCCATCCCTGCGTTTTTGTCGCTCGCTTGCGTACCATTCCCTTTCATCTTCTGGAAATATGGCGCTCAAGTGCGTCAACGATGCACCTATGCCGCCGAGGCAGATGCTTTTATGCGCCGTCTTGCCGAGAAAAATCAAGCAGAGATTCGTCGTGAAGATGTGACCACGAAGAACGATGATGAAACACCTGAAAAGGAGAGATTGTCCTGTGACGTTTCGGATGACACCAGCGACACGGAAAGTCTGTCCACCGTGCCCTCGCGTATCAGTTTGGGGCGTCTGGCCTCGAGAGCTTCGCGCCTGTCTGGAAGATCAATGCATCGAACACCAACGGCTACGCAATATGAGGAAAATCCTTATGACCTTGACATTGTCAACACTCGGCAGTCAGCCATGAGTGGCCATCGTCAGCATGTTTAA